In Anopheles bellator chromosome 2, idAnoBellAS_SP24_06.2, whole genome shotgun sequence, the genomic stretch TGGCCAAAGCAAGCATCTTCATCTACCAAACACCGTACGATTTAAGCACCGATATTGTGGACTTTGTGATGGGCCGGTACTTTGAAACACCCAGGCTTCTGTACCGCAACCACACCTACCAGATACCCCTGACGGAGCACTTTCTTGGTAACACTTTCTACACAAAGCATTTCGGCATCCTGGCCCACATGAAGGCCTTGTGGTTCAAGTGTCTAAATCTCGATTCCACTTCTGGCGCGTTCGAGATGAGTGGTATCGCGTGCAAAGGTCTTACGGCACTACAGCAGACAACGACGTATAACAATTTTTTGCTACCGCAACGGCTGGACGCAATGGCacaccggccccggtgccCGTTTGGGTTGCAAAAGTATTTCGAATCACTGCATTCATCATTTCGGGCATACCTACGCGTTGAGAATAATGGTCTCGTCCAGAACGGCATCTGGCCGGTGTTTATGCTGCGTGGTGAACGAGGTGTCGGTAAGCGGGCAGTGCTTGATGCCGTGGCCGGGAATCTTGGTATTCCGATTTATAGTGCCGATTGCAGTGACATCATGACGGCGATAAGCTCGCAAACCGAGACGAAGCTGAGCAGCGCGTTCGGGAAAGCGAAAATCTGTGAACCGCTCATTATTTGTTTGGAGAACTTCGAAGTGTTTGGCGTGGACAACGAGGGAAACGAAGAGCAACGCATTACGGGTTCGTTTCAGGCGGAACTGGCCACACTGTTCACCGCGCGCCGCTACTCACATCCGATCATCGTCGTTGCGTTGGCAAATCAGAAGGAATCGAATGCTCCGAAGCTAACTTCCCTCTTTCTCGAAGTGATCCATTTTCAACCTCCCAACGCGACCGAACGGGAAGACATGTTGCGATGGATTTCACTCGCCCACAACCACCGGTTACCCGCTGGTGCTCGCCAAAAGGTTGCCGAACAGAGCCAAGGCTTCACCTTGTCCGATCTGGAGCTTTTGTATGGTAACGCCCTCGATGCTTGGCGTCAGTCGAGTAATGAAAACCTCAAGCTGATGCACTTTGAAACATCACTCGAACGAATGCAAGCCTCATTCTCGGACAGCCTCGGAGCGCCACGTGTACCACGGGTGTTGTGGTCGGAAATTGGTGGTTTGGCGAAGTTGAAATCCGAGATACAGAACTCGATCGGGCTTCCGTTGCGTCACAAGCACCTGCTGGGGAAAAATATGCGACGCTCGGGTATCCTACTGTACGGTCCACCCGGCACAGGCAAGACACTTATCGCCAAAGCGGTTGCAACGGAATGCAACTTAAGCTTTCTGTCGGTGCAGGGTCCGGAACTGCTTAATATGTACGTTGGTCAGAGCGAACAGAACGTGCGGGAAGTGTTTGGACGAGCCCGGACCGCCTCTCCTTGCGTCCTGTTTCTCGATGAGCTGGATTCCTTGGCCCCTAACCGGGGCGTTAGTGGAGATTCGGGTGGCGTCATGGATCGCGTCGTGTCACAGATGCTGAGCGAAATGGATGGTATCTCGAAGGATCCAGGACAACAGATTTTCATCCTAGCTGCCACCAATCGACCAGATTTGATCGATCCGGCCCTTCTACGACCGGGGCGCTTTGATAAGCTCTTATATGTTGGACCGAGTTGCACGGTagaggaaaaagaaagtgtCTTACAGGCGGTAACTGGTCGTTTCCGGTTGGCAAACAGTCTAACTTTGCGTAAAATTGCCGAGAGTTTGCACCAGGACATGACCGGAGCCGACATGTACTCGATCTGCTCGAACGCGTGGCTCAGTGCCGTCCGCAGGACTGTTAAGGAATCGATCGCTGGAGGTGCGTTGTGTTGCCACACATGTATTCAAATGAGAAACACTTGTTATTCAATCgcattttctctcttctttgTTTTTTAGATTCGATCATTGAGGGTCTCGGAGCTGATCAGGTGATCGTCTGCGAAGAGGACTTCCGGGAAGCGATGAAAAAGTTTATACCCTCGATCAGTCCCAGGGACATGGAATACTTTAATCGGTTAAAGGGTAACTTTGGCACGTAAAGTACGTACGTTGAGGTTGCGTCCGTAGACTGTCTAAGAGAAAAGAGGTTTTCTTATGGCAATACCTTTAGGAAAGTAACGGGTTTGGTGATGGTGCTAAGTTTCTGTTTGGCAAAACAAAGGAAATGGGGCGTGA encodes the following:
- the LOC131210453 gene encoding uncharacterized protein LOC131210453, which encodes MSDKLEKKVRLLLHIARIRFPRYPGYFFPVYVLLQGLRKLWNALKMRSLDFHLQPIPNGLFERLQADQLVISEHTLFVCPLVFREYVVEREINWINLALNLAKVPATVASEENKSLVSIILNKQNTSVLCQICPHPGVPLNALWVKENMLENLRERYQRGCHSVFWGRLHRVTDGQHLPEIVAKASIFIYQTPYDLSTDIVDFVMGRYFETPRLLYRNHTYQIPLTEHFLGNTFYTKHFGILAHMKALWFKCLNLDSTSGAFEMSGIACKGLTALQQTTTYNNFLLPQRLDAMAHRPRCPFGLQKYFESLHSSFRAYLRVENNGLVQNGIWPVFMLRGERGVGKRAVLDAVAGNLGIPIYSADCSDIMTAISSQTETKLSSAFGKAKICEPLIICLENFEVFGVDNEGNEEQRITGSFQAELATLFTARRYSHPIIVVALANQKESNAPKLTSLFLEVIHFQPPNATEREDMLRWISLAHNHRLPAGARQKVAEQSQGFTLSDLELLYGNALDAWRQSSNENLKLMHFETSLERMQASFSDSLGAPRVPRVLWSEIGGLAKLKSEIQNSIGLPLRHKHLLGKNMRRSGILLYGPPGTGKTLIAKAVATECNLSFLSVQGPELLNMYVGQSEQNVREVFGRARTASPCVLFLDELDSLAPNRGVSGDSGGVMDRVVSQMLSEMDGISKDPGQQIFILAATNRPDLIDPALLRPGRFDKLLYVGPSCTVEEKESVLQAVTGRFRLANSLTLRKIAESLHQDMTGADMYSICSNAWLSAVRRTVKESIAGDSIIEGLGADQVIVCEEDFREAMKKFIPSISPRDMEYFNRLKGNFGT